The following coding sequences lie in one Pseudomonas sp. B33.4 genomic window:
- a CDS encoding GlxA family transcriptional regulator: MPKAIHVLAFANMQILDVTGPLQVFASANDLARQRGLPMPYAPSVIACGGGAVMSSAGLAVLAEPLPEAPSDTLIIAGGWGIYPAAEDVLLVDWVREHAAKCRRVASVCTGAFLLAASGWLDGRRVVTHWTRCEQLAQQHPNLHVEANPIFINDGPVWTSAGVTAGIDLALAMVEEDLGSDIALDVARHLVVFLKRPGGQSQFSVTLSLQNQGNRFDELHAWIAENLTCDLGIPTLAEQAGMSERSFVRHYRADTGQTPARAIELIRVETARRLLSDTGLPVKRIAANCGFGSEETLRRSFLRAIGVTPQAYRERFSVTVAAD; encoded by the coding sequence ATGCCCAAAGCCATCCACGTACTCGCGTTCGCCAACATGCAGATCCTCGACGTCACCGGGCCCTTGCAGGTGTTTGCCTCGGCCAATGACCTCGCCCGTCAGCGCGGCTTGCCGATGCCTTACGCGCCGAGCGTGATCGCCTGCGGCGGCGGGGCGGTGATGTCGTCGGCGGGTTTGGCGGTGTTGGCCGAGCCGTTGCCCGAAGCGCCCAGCGACACCTTGATCATCGCCGGTGGCTGGGGCATTTATCCGGCGGCTGAAGATGTGTTGTTGGTGGATTGGGTGCGCGAACACGCCGCCAAATGTCGACGGGTAGCCTCGGTCTGCACCGGCGCGTTTCTGTTGGCCGCGAGTGGCTGGCTCGACGGCCGCCGCGTGGTCACCCACTGGACCCGCTGCGAACAACTGGCGCAGCAACATCCGAATTTGCACGTCGAGGCCAATCCGATTTTCATTAATGACGGCCCGGTGTGGACGTCGGCGGGTGTCACCGCCGGCATCGATCTGGCGTTGGCGATGGTTGAAGAAGATCTGGGCAGCGACATCGCCCTGGACGTCGCCCGGCATCTTGTGGTGTTTCTCAAACGTCCGGGCGGACAGTCGCAGTTCAGCGTGACCCTGTCGTTGCAAAATCAGGGCAATCGCTTTGATGAGTTGCACGCGTGGATCGCCGAAAATCTTACCTGCGACCTCGGCATTCCGACCCTCGCCGAGCAGGCGGGCATGAGCGAACGCAGTTTCGTCCGCCACTACCGAGCCGACACGGGGCAGACCCCGGCGCGAGCGATCGAACTGATCCGCGTCGAGACGGCGCGGCGCCTGCTCAGCGACACTGGCCTGCCAGTCAAACGCATCGCGGCCAATTGCGGGTTTGGTAGCGAAGAAACGCTACGGCGCAGTTTCCTGCGCGCCATCGGGGTGACGCCGCAGGCGTATCGGGAGCGGTTTTCGGTCACTGTGGCAGCAGATTAG
- a CDS encoding SLATT domain-containing protein, translating to MPAPENDQQKPEPFKAFLDALKSIHGAKQDKASLKRIVEEMNTLIHNNVDYYARVGKRHSSRATITRWTAIVFGTIGVLAPLLGGINDCFKGLVGWGYPALAIAGAAMLADRSFGYTRGHIRYVIARLELKHLMTNFQVQWSLWLANNPQEQLQPHQLKEVEALLQTFVDRAHEIVMAETAVWGIAVVEDMQELKNLIGQNSQTKSDASKDPV from the coding sequence ATGCCAGCGCCAGAAAACGATCAGCAGAAACCAGAGCCCTTCAAGGCATTCCTTGACGCGCTTAAATCGATCCACGGAGCGAAACAAGACAAAGCTTCTCTCAAACGCATCGTCGAAGAAATGAACACGCTCATTCATAACAATGTCGACTATTACGCCAGAGTAGGTAAAAGACATAGTTCAAGAGCAACCATAACGCGTTGGACTGCCATCGTGTTCGGCACAATCGGTGTGCTTGCCCCTTTGTTAGGCGGAATCAATGACTGCTTCAAAGGCCTGGTTGGGTGGGGCTATCCCGCCCTCGCAATCGCAGGTGCGGCAATGTTGGCAGATCGCTCTTTTGGCTACACCCGAGGCCATATTCGCTATGTGATCGCGCGCCTGGAACTAAAGCACCTGATGACCAACTTCCAAGTGCAGTGGTCGTTGTGGCTAGCCAATAACCCTCAAGAACAACTTCAGCCACACCAACTGAAGGAAGTCGAGGCACTTCTGCAAACATTCGTCGACCGTGCTCATGAGATCGTTATGGCCGAAACTGCCGTATGGGGCATCGCTGTAGTGGAAGACATGCAGGAGCTGAAAAACCTGATTGGGCAAAACTCGCAAACCAAGTCCGACGCCTCGAAGGACCCTGTTTGA
- the rdrB gene encoding antiviral RADAR system adenosine deaminase RdrB: MLDQTLFELASATCFSSTSLAQTLRARLLSAPDLGDPTRHDSFHETCLRNLRLDLDADYPRRFRINDMDLALKTLWPSNIFLESQSGRLDMLDGLFDQLFFENGDVIQYRDDRVQAYVRCAARIDPALLAGWRIAKRLREQPRLGCSDLLRIVEAQQPFFSPRPQTGKAFAENHVHLGGVHYDGLVLMSGLTAPLKELANEPALKVLPSLQRLAQRLLMDIGTTPLENQAIRKICTETLGSGWKIEPPISINWRWLAEKQMEPADVLHPHWQRQKIARALVKGDTGKAWLWFVIWCWTRYQDPECSSELRMALFFLLNSLTHMRRQLLMDGQGLTRFVDVYNNHARRNLGWHQQYTDAARRIFHGDGDVAEIKVVHQLFTPQAVIQWLSHLGKAIGLEAAPKLRQVPLAKQLAMRDSFERWHFCIHLIRDELSRDNPSNVWLEASKLESKLSSNASWEREELINTSSLWSGRLQPARWIRGLDVAGDENAVKTEVFAPAIRWLRQGLQCKPLLAAPTTGLHLSVHAGEDYAHPLSGMRHIDETVVFCGMRSGDRLGHALAIGVEPKMWLERHGEAVLPLDEHVDNLVWAWHHACEMSPHLDLAAQIVPKLERTLRRLIPYLSWRGKEQSHPTMEALFDAWRMRRNCYHYVTRNKIAPFEDAKFNIAVPDRQEFEQYAEKNSTHPVKLYLQRWRALSNRRNGLNDALWPPINHEQQVPCKVRIRQSDHEFDSHYRTEADLNLITVTETSSEVLFMHALQDWLLDRYDRLGLVIEANPTSNVYIARLKCHSEHPVFRWYPPDESTLLKGAKNNLFGLRRGPIKFCINTDDPGIMPTTLRTEFALLREAAQTHDVSRTQAEKWLERIRLFGLEQFHQKHESLWG, translated from the coding sequence ATGCTCGACCAAACGCTATTCGAACTCGCCAGCGCCACCTGCTTCTCCAGCACATCGCTGGCGCAGACTCTGCGCGCACGACTTTTGTCCGCACCGGACCTCGGAGATCCGACCCGGCACGACTCGTTCCATGAGACCTGCCTGCGCAATCTGCGGCTTGATCTCGATGCCGACTATCCGCGCCGGTTTCGAATCAATGACATGGATCTGGCGCTCAAGACCCTGTGGCCCAGCAATATCTTTCTGGAGTCACAGAGCGGGCGTCTGGACATGCTTGATGGCTTGTTCGATCAGCTGTTTTTCGAAAACGGTGACGTCATCCAATACCGTGATGACCGTGTGCAGGCGTATGTACGTTGCGCAGCGCGCATCGATCCGGCGTTGCTGGCCGGTTGGCGGATCGCCAAACGTTTGAGAGAACAACCGAGGCTGGGTTGCAGTGATTTGTTGCGCATCGTCGAGGCTCAGCAACCGTTCTTCAGTCCCCGGCCGCAGACAGGCAAAGCCTTTGCGGAAAATCATGTGCACTTGGGGGGTGTTCATTACGACGGACTGGTGTTGATGTCGGGATTGACTGCCCCGCTCAAAGAGTTGGCAAACGAACCGGCACTCAAGGTCCTTCCATCCTTGCAGCGATTGGCGCAAAGGCTGCTGATGGATATTGGCACCACCCCTCTTGAAAACCAGGCTATTCGAAAAATCTGCACGGAGACCTTGGGTAGCGGCTGGAAAATAGAGCCGCCGATTTCCATCAACTGGCGATGGCTTGCCGAAAAACAAATGGAACCGGCAGATGTTCTACACCCGCACTGGCAACGACAAAAAATTGCCCGTGCCCTGGTCAAAGGGGACACCGGCAAGGCCTGGCTATGGTTCGTCATCTGGTGCTGGACCCGGTATCAGGATCCTGAATGCAGCAGCGAACTGCGCATGGCCCTGTTCTTCCTGCTCAACTCGTTGACTCATATGCGCCGCCAACTATTGATGGACGGTCAGGGGTTAACCCGTTTCGTCGACGTCTACAACAATCACGCACGTCGTAATCTCGGTTGGCATCAACAGTACACCGATGCCGCGCGACGGATCTTTCACGGCGATGGCGATGTGGCGGAGATCAAGGTTGTCCATCAACTGTTTACACCTCAAGCGGTTATTCAGTGGTTGAGCCACTTGGGCAAGGCCATCGGTCTTGAGGCCGCTCCGAAACTTCGGCAAGTACCCTTGGCTAAACAACTGGCCATGCGCGATTCCTTTGAGCGCTGGCACTTTTGCATTCATCTCATTCGTGACGAACTCAGCCGTGACAATCCTTCAAATGTCTGGCTGGAGGCGAGCAAGCTCGAAAGTAAGCTTTCCAGTAACGCCTCCTGGGAACGTGAAGAACTCATCAACACTTCATCACTGTGGTCCGGTCGTTTGCAGCCAGCCCGATGGATTAGAGGACTGGACGTCGCAGGTGACGAAAATGCGGTAAAAACCGAAGTGTTCGCGCCCGCTATCAGATGGCTGCGTCAGGGGCTGCAATGCAAACCTTTGCTAGCGGCGCCGACGACGGGTTTGCACCTGAGTGTTCATGCCGGGGAAGATTACGCACACCCTCTCTCGGGAATGCGCCATATCGATGAAACGGTGGTGTTCTGTGGTATGCGTTCGGGGGATCGACTCGGCCATGCCCTTGCCATCGGCGTAGAACCGAAAATGTGGCTGGAACGGCACGGTGAAGCCGTGCTGCCACTCGATGAACATGTCGACAACCTAGTCTGGGCCTGGCATCACGCTTGCGAAATGAGTCCCCACCTGGACCTGGCCGCACAGATTGTTCCGAAACTCGAACGAACGTTGCGTCGACTCATTCCCTACCTTTCCTGGCGAGGTAAAGAACAATCTCACCCGACAATGGAAGCGCTTTTTGACGCATGGCGGATGCGGCGCAACTGCTATCACTATGTGACGCGGAACAAAATTGCCCCTTTTGAAGACGCCAAATTCAACATTGCCGTGCCTGACCGACAGGAGTTCGAGCAATACGCCGAAAAAAACTCTACCCACCCCGTCAAACTCTATCTGCAGCGATGGCGAGCACTTTCGAACCGGCGAAATGGTTTGAATGACGCGCTTTGGCCGCCCATAAATCATGAACAACAAGTGCCTTGCAAGGTTCGAATTCGCCAATCGGATCATGAATTCGACAGCCACTATCGGACGGAAGCCGATTTGAACCTGATTACCGTCACCGAAACTTCGAGCGAAGTTTTGTTCATGCACGCACTTCAAGACTGGCTGTTGGACAGGTACGACCGACTTGGGTTGGTTATTGAAGCCAACCCGACATCGAACGTTTATATCGCCCGCTTGAAATGTCACAGCGAACATCCCGTTTTTCGATGGTATCCACCCGACGAAAGCACGTTGCTCAAGGGTGCCAAAAACAATCTGTTCGGTTTGCGGCGCGGCCCCATCAAGTTCTGCATCAACACCGATGATCCCGGCATCATGCCAACCACATTACGCACCGAGTTTGCACTACTGCGAGAAGCGGCACAGACGCATGATGTCTCTCGCACTCAGGCGGAGAAATGGCTGGAACGCATTCGCCTGTTCGGTCTTGAGCAGTTTCATCAAAAACATGAATCGCTGTGGGGATAG
- the rdrA gene encoding antiviral RADAR system adenosine triphosphatase RdrA, translated as MGENPGIEIELPIDQGEQAHQPTPKNLLAQDVYKKIVEHLNHSLGKTPSLDSQSDDLDDYRSHEAILIDGGRGTGKSSVLVNLTTYLKDNKNLLILKPVDPTLLENGDDLLLNVIVAALMRDKTVRGALENREKEAEAFYEQLHKLGAALEGIQKQKEQYGLDKLRAFMGNQSLAEHVHILLKKTLTLTGRRLVVLPIDDVDTSLQLAFENIEVVRKYLTSPFVVPLISGDLSLYDEVIWREFHGRLTHKKSAIEKNAETRAKDLAEEYQRKILPLPRRIKLPALTSYLQNQKIILTNNNSKLFPLATLQHWLNALLNERVNGEENSRLELPLQTVREMTQFINGCKHLIPTLQEHLNLDLNTTSLQILPTMLKRLLFMPLDVAMAVQDFEEAFNKATFSSEPHRRDARTGKERAYRALGASTADLPNTLKSDFLPYIQEWFKVISDYFQYHRKGGAAYFTAFTNEKWLTANNESKKASVLAYDMFQPLEQNVKKYENFESITGVKQSWSEDYKSVVPQAWMERIPESTILPFPVPEKGQRIPVKPSSSWSLNALTPEPLHGKAEFARQLLVHWSFFSPNQRANLVFHGRIFELVVASLVRDISEVEIVDIINRPPFHSMASLAHTKTLNLSEAFEASEDESKEEVSTEEALKGDQKSKDTISAFTAEINNWRRQNNIQVPHSWLIYNVMTKAFNQISISTPTKKPANYSLLEIIDSGMRMFNSVWSAFGSFEKGETFGLPRIIAYINMSSSSHNFEQNMHYRQNILPFLQKISERGQHHNFKTGSYTYALESHPLRKLLLELLNNDKYKPKNNNTNNKTANSPTVEPASTRLRQTINVTAKEQGITLNVKTIKTLDNTAMLNFLNAVLARCEKAQALEFHRIINGAKVISGTPERHLQVMHNHYTLVRNNSGASSA; from the coding sequence ATGGGCGAGAATCCCGGCATCGAAATCGAACTGCCAATCGATCAAGGCGAACAGGCTCATCAGCCGACACCAAAAAACCTGTTGGCGCAGGACGTCTATAAGAAAATTGTCGAGCACCTGAACCACAGTCTGGGAAAAACACCCTCTCTCGACAGTCAGTCTGACGACCTTGATGATTATCGAAGCCATGAAGCGATCCTGATCGACGGCGGTCGAGGCACTGGCAAAAGTTCAGTTCTGGTCAATCTCACGACGTATCTCAAAGATAACAAGAATCTGCTGATCCTCAAGCCAGTGGATCCGACTCTGCTGGAAAACGGCGATGACCTTCTGCTCAACGTGATTGTGGCGGCGCTGATGCGAGACAAGACCGTTCGCGGGGCTCTGGAAAACCGTGAGAAAGAAGCCGAAGCCTTTTACGAGCAGCTGCATAAATTGGGCGCAGCACTGGAGGGTATCCAGAAACAGAAAGAGCAATATGGCTTGGATAAACTTCGAGCATTCATGGGAAACCAGTCTCTCGCAGAACATGTTCACATCCTGCTGAAAAAGACGTTGACGCTGACAGGAAGAAGGCTTGTTGTTCTACCTATTGATGATGTCGACACCTCCCTGCAACTAGCGTTTGAAAACATAGAAGTCGTTCGCAAGTACCTCACATCACCTTTTGTCGTGCCCCTGATCAGCGGCGATCTAAGCCTGTATGACGAAGTTATCTGGCGAGAATTTCACGGAAGGCTGACGCATAAAAAATCGGCCATAGAAAAAAACGCCGAAACCAGAGCAAAGGATCTGGCAGAAGAATATCAACGTAAAATTCTTCCATTGCCTCGCAGGATTAAATTACCCGCGCTGACCAGCTACCTACAAAACCAGAAAATCATACTGACAAACAATAATTCCAAGCTGTTCCCGCTCGCCACCCTCCAACATTGGCTCAACGCCCTGTTAAACGAGCGTGTGAACGGAGAAGAAAACAGTCGCCTGGAACTTCCATTGCAGACTGTACGGGAAATGACTCAGTTCATTAATGGATGCAAGCATCTAATTCCGACACTCCAAGAGCACCTGAACCTCGACCTGAATACCACGTCGCTTCAGATACTTCCGACCATGCTCAAGCGTCTGCTTTTCATGCCCTTGGACGTTGCCATGGCTGTGCAAGACTTTGAAGAGGCCTTCAACAAGGCCACCTTCAGCAGCGAACCCCATCGACGCGACGCGAGAACGGGTAAAGAGCGCGCCTATCGGGCCTTGGGGGCAAGTACTGCTGACCTACCCAACACACTCAAGAGTGACTTCCTCCCCTATATTCAGGAATGGTTCAAGGTCATTTCGGATTATTTCCAGTATCACCGCAAAGGTGGGGCTGCTTACTTCACTGCTTTCACCAATGAAAAATGGCTAACCGCAAATAACGAAAGCAAAAAGGCGTCTGTATTGGCCTATGACATGTTCCAACCTTTGGAACAGAACGTTAAAAAATACGAAAACTTTGAAAGCATCACCGGTGTCAAACAATCGTGGTCCGAAGACTATAAGTCGGTAGTTCCACAAGCCTGGATGGAGCGAATTCCGGAGTCAACGATTTTGCCTTTCCCAGTGCCAGAAAAAGGTCAAAGAATTCCAGTAAAACCATCCTCAAGTTGGTCCTTGAACGCACTTACCCCTGAGCCTCTGCACGGCAAAGCCGAGTTTGCACGACAACTGTTAGTGCACTGGAGCTTCTTTTCGCCTAACCAGCGTGCAAATCTTGTATTTCACGGCCGCATTTTTGAACTTGTGGTCGCCAGCCTGGTTCGAGATATTTCAGAAGTCGAAATCGTCGACATCATTAACCGCCCTCCATTCCACTCTATGGCGTCGCTGGCCCATACCAAGACACTGAACCTCTCGGAAGCCTTCGAAGCGTCTGAAGATGAGTCCAAAGAGGAAGTAAGCACAGAAGAGGCACTTAAGGGCGATCAGAAATCCAAGGATACGATATCCGCCTTCACCGCTGAAATAAACAACTGGCGCCGACAGAACAACATTCAAGTTCCGCACAGTTGGTTGATTTATAACGTCATGACTAAAGCGTTCAATCAAATAAGCATTTCTACGCCTACCAAGAAGCCGGCCAACTATTCCCTATTGGAGATCATCGACTCGGGCATGCGGATGTTTAATTCCGTGTGGTCTGCTTTTGGCAGCTTTGAAAAAGGTGAAACCTTTGGACTACCGAGAATCATTGCCTACATCAACATGTCGAGCTCCAGCCACAACTTCGAACAAAACATGCATTACCGACAAAATATATTGCCTTTCCTGCAAAAAATCAGTGAACGAGGACAGCATCACAACTTCAAAACCGGATCATATACTTACGCACTGGAGTCACACCCACTGCGAAAACTACTACTCGAGCTACTCAACAACGACAAATACAAACCAAAAAACAACAATACTAATAACAAAACCGCCAATTCCCCGACGGTGGAACCCGCATCAACAAGACTGAGACAGACCATCAACGTCACGGCCAAAGAACAAGGCATAACTCTAAACGTCAAAACGATAAAAACACTCGACAATACCGCGATGCTTAATTTTTTAAACGCTGTTCTTGCACGCTGTGAAAAAGCACAGGCTCTAGAGTTCCACAGAATAATAAACGGCGCGAAAGTTATTAGCGGCACCCCTGAGCGCCATCTTCAAGTCATGCATAACCATTACACTCTCGTCCGAAATAATTCTGGCGCGAGTTCCGCCTGA
- a CDS encoding glycoside hydrolase family 15 protein — protein MAEHHLERQSPIDAHGIIGDMRSAALVNDRGSVDFFCWPEFDSPSIFCSLLDTPNAGIFQLAPDLPDARREQIYLPDTNVLQTRWLSERAVVEVTDLLPVADNEDDLPLLMRRVRVVSGEATFHVRCAVRHDYARADTRARMDQQAVIFSAAGQPSMRLTSDQPLHIETDAAVASFTLKQDQTAAFMLGGEDDPRFAAGAAQLCMERTLKYWRDWLGQSIYRGRWREMVNRSALALKLLTSRKHGAILAAATFGLPETPGGERNWDYRYTWIRDASFTVYAFMRLGFVGEANAYMGWLRGRVSDCHGQPMKLNILYAIDGQQELPETELTHLSGHGGAKPVRIGNGAYDQIQLDIFGELMDAVYLVNKYGDAISHQGWKHVREVVDQVCETWQTKDVGIWEMRGEQHHFLHSRLMCWVALDRAIRLASKRSLPAPFAQWDQTRQAIYADIWENFWNEERGHFVQYKGGTALDGSMLLMPLVRFVSAKDPRWLSTLEAIEKHLVRDGMVYRYRNDDSNIDGLAGTEGAFAACSFWYVECLARAGQVEKAHLEFEQLLRYANPLGLYAEEFDSHGRHLGNTPQALTHLALISAASFLDRRLSGEKSEWQP, from the coding sequence ATGGCTGAGCATCATCTGGAACGACAAAGCCCGATCGATGCCCACGGCATCATTGGCGATATGCGCAGTGCAGCGCTGGTCAACGATCGCGGTAGCGTGGATTTTTTCTGCTGGCCGGAGTTCGACAGTCCGTCGATTTTCTGTTCGCTGCTGGACACCCCCAACGCGGGGATTTTCCAGTTGGCCCCGGACTTGCCCGATGCGCGCCGCGAGCAGATTTACCTGCCTGACACCAACGTCCTGCAAACCCGCTGGCTGAGTGAGCGTGCGGTGGTCGAAGTCACCGATCTGTTGCCGGTGGCGGACAACGAGGACGATTTGCCGCTGCTGATGCGCCGGGTCCGCGTGGTCAGCGGTGAGGCGACCTTCCACGTGCGTTGCGCGGTGCGCCATGACTACGCGCGCGCCGACACCCGTGCACGGATGGACCAGCAAGCGGTGATTTTCAGTGCCGCTGGGCAGCCATCGATGCGTCTGACTTCGGATCAGCCGTTGCACATCGAAACCGACGCAGCGGTTGCCTCATTTACCTTGAAACAGGATCAGACTGCCGCATTCATGCTCGGTGGCGAAGACGATCCGCGTTTCGCGGCGGGTGCCGCACAACTGTGCATGGAACGCACGCTGAAGTACTGGCGCGACTGGCTCGGTCAGTCGATCTATCGCGGACGCTGGCGCGAAATGGTCAACCGCTCGGCCCTCGCCCTCAAACTGCTGACCTCGCGCAAACACGGCGCGATTCTCGCTGCCGCCACCTTCGGTCTTCCGGAAACGCCGGGCGGTGAACGCAACTGGGATTACCGCTACACGTGGATCCGCGATGCCTCGTTTACGGTGTACGCGTTCATGCGCCTGGGTTTTGTCGGCGAAGCCAACGCCTATATGGGCTGGCTGCGCGGACGGGTCAGCGACTGCCATGGGCAACCGATGAAGCTGAATATTTTGTACGCCATCGACGGGCAACAGGAATTGCCGGAAACCGAACTGACCCATCTCTCCGGACACGGCGGCGCGAAACCGGTGCGCATCGGCAATGGTGCGTACGACCAGATCCAGCTCGACATCTTCGGCGAGCTAATGGACGCGGTCTATCTGGTCAACAAGTACGGCGATGCGATTTCCCATCAAGGCTGGAAACACGTGCGCGAAGTGGTCGATCAAGTCTGTGAGACGTGGCAAACCAAGGATGTAGGCATCTGGGAAATGCGCGGTGAGCAACATCACTTTCTGCACTCGCGGCTGATGTGCTGGGTGGCGCTGGACCGGGCCATCCGACTGGCCTCGAAACGCTCGCTGCCGGCGCCCTTCGCGCAATGGGATCAGACTCGGCAGGCAATTTACGCCGACATCTGGGAGAACTTCTGGAACGAGGAACGCGGGCATTTCGTGCAGTACAAGGGTGGCACGGCGCTGGATGGCTCGATGTTGCTGATGCCGCTGGTGCGCTTTGTCAGCGCCAAGGATCCACGTTGGCTGTCGACGCTTGAGGCGATTGAAAAGCATCTGGTGCGCGACGGCATGGTGTATCGCTATCGCAACGACGACAGCAATATCGATGGTCTGGCCGGCACCGAAGGCGCTTTCGCTGCGTGTTCATTCTGGTACGTCGAATGCCTCGCCCGTGCGGGGCAGGTGGAAAAAGCGCATCTGGAGTTTGAGCAACTGCTGCGTTACGCCAACCCGTTGGGACTGTATGCCGAAGAGTTCGACAGCCATGGCCGGCATTTGGGTAATACGCCGCAAGCGCTGACGCATCTGGCGTTGATCAGCGCGGCGAGCTTTCTGGATCGACGTTTGAGCGGGGAAAAGAGTGAGTGGCAGCCTTGA